One part of the Zymomonas mobilis subsp. pomaceae ATCC 29192 genome encodes these proteins:
- a CDS encoding Ppx/GppA family phosphatase: protein MLNARQATADSFFPQQRRWCNTGPIGIIDIGSNSIRLVVYDQLTRTPRILFNEKVAAQLGRNIPINGNIDDEAIARALDGLKRFWELSKAMKLSSLRTVATAAIRDAENGNVVLEAIKAIGLKVEVLSGEEEGQGSGYGVISAMPDANGIVGDLGGGSLELIRIENGKVGERISFPFGVLRIADIRKKNRNALDRAVAEAFKKASWLKEAKNLPFYMVGGAWRSLTRLDLYATRYPIPVLHNYIMGRDRPTKLLRIIQRHNPKKLRNKAGISSSRIGQLSDAAALLSVVSRQLNSKHLVTSVYGLREGLLYLGLDKETQKLDPLIWSANQRGEASGRFYQQGETLYNWMTPLFIDELPAYHRLRHAACLLADTAWQINPDFRAEQILSIILHGRWVGLDARGRALIGEALATSYDGTMDKKVVNNLLTEEDRIRAFRWGKAIRLGMRLSAGVTSTLKESRIIRRDNQVILQFYGNHRLNGETVGRRLKALAHSFNATEAVEFF, encoded by the coding sequence ATGCTGAATGCAAGGCAGGCCACTGCGGATTCCTTTTTCCCTCAACAAAGGCGTTGGTGTAATACTGGGCCGATAGGGATTATTGATATTGGTTCCAACTCAATCCGTTTAGTCGTCTATGATCAGCTTACGCGCACACCCCGTATTTTATTCAATGAAAAAGTGGCGGCCCAGCTTGGGCGGAATATTCCTATTAATGGGAATATTGATGATGAAGCCATTGCCCGCGCGTTAGATGGACTAAAACGCTTCTGGGAACTCTCAAAGGCGATGAAATTAAGTTCTTTGCGCACAGTCGCAACGGCGGCGATAAGAGATGCCGAAAATGGCAACGTAGTATTAGAGGCCATAAAAGCAATTGGGCTAAAAGTAGAGGTTTTATCCGGTGAAGAAGAGGGCCAAGGGTCTGGCTATGGTGTTATATCCGCTATGCCTGATGCAAACGGTATCGTCGGCGATCTCGGCGGTGGTAGTTTAGAGCTTATACGGATTGAAAATGGAAAAGTCGGCGAGCGTATTTCCTTTCCTTTTGGGGTTCTTCGAATTGCAGATATTCGTAAAAAAAATCGTAATGCCCTCGATCGGGCTGTCGCCGAAGCTTTTAAAAAAGCAAGTTGGTTAAAAGAGGCTAAAAATCTACCTTTTTATATGGTCGGTGGTGCATGGCGCTCTTTGACACGATTGGATCTTTACGCAACTCGTTACCCGATTCCCGTCTTACATAACTATATTATGGGTAGAGATCGTCCGACTAAGTTATTGCGTATAATTCAACGTCACAATCCTAAAAAATTAAGAAATAAGGCGGGCATCTCTTCTTCCCGTATCGGGCAATTATCCGATGCTGCCGCTTTATTATCGGTTGTTAGTCGGCAACTGAATAGCAAGCATCTTGTGACCTCTGTTTATGGTCTGCGGGAAGGTCTGCTGTATCTTGGCTTGGATAAAGAAACCCAAAAACTCGATCCTCTAATCTGGAGTGCGAATCAACGCGGCGAGGCTTCAGGCCGATTCTATCAGCAAGGTGAAACGCTTTATAATTGGATGACACCGCTTTTTATCGATGAGCTACCTGCTTACCATCGTTTGCGCCATGCGGCGTGTTTATTGGCCGATACGGCATGGCAAATTAATCCCGATTTTCGGGCAGAACAAATTCTAAGTATTATTCTACATGGGCGTTGGGTCGGGCTGGATGCCCGAGGACGTGCTTTGATTGGGGAAGCGCTGGCTACCAGTTATGACGGCACTATGGATAAAAAGGTGGTCAATAACCTGCTAACGGAAGAAGACAGAATTCGCGCTTTTCGTTGGGGTAAGGCTATTCGCCTAGGTATGCGTTTATCAGCAGGCGTTACTTCAACCTTAAAAGAAAGTCGTATTATTCGCCGTGATAATCAGGTTATTCTACAGTTTTATGGAAATCACAGGCTTAATGGCGAGACTGTTGGCCGCCGATTAAAAGCACTGGCGCATAGTTTCAACGCAACGGAGGCCGTAGAATTTTTTTAA
- a CDS encoding RNA degradosome polyphosphate kinase: MATIAELPLNERFFNRELSWLSFNHRVLEEACNKVHPLLERLRFLSISGNNLDEFFMVRVAGLKGQQVQSLNAYSNDGMTIGQQLESLTASTRELMANQQDCWHGLCHEMRSAGIHVLSMDEIEGEDAKILENHFREQVFPVLTPQALDPAHPFPFIPNKGFSLVFDLVRQADKIPVRELVMIPSTLPRFVRLPSGQSSVTKPARYVAVETLIRRFVSILFPGFDVIRHGAFRLIRDSDIEFQEEAEDLVLSFHSALKMRRKGRVIQLEMEKDMPHDLEKLVCDEISGDAILFQSSGFLAISDLGQLVEEDRPDLKFAPFTPRFPERIMEYGGDCFAAIRAKDIIVHHPYETFDVVLAFLQQAAADPDVVAIKQTLYRAGKQSAVIRSLVDAADAGKSVTALVELKARFDEEQNLKWATQLERAGVQVVYGFIDWKTHAKVSMVVRREGNSYRTYCHFGTGNYHPVTARIYTDLSFFTADQRAGRDAAQLFNYVTGYIEPPHLEMLALSPHGLRDKLQKLIEAEVAHVKAGRPGVIWAKLNSLVDPAIIESLYRASQAGVHIDLIIRGICCLRPQVPGLSDNIRVKSIVGRFLEHSRIVCFGNGKALPNKDALVFISSADWMQRNFDRRVETLVPIENPTVHAQVLDQIMVANLLDSEQSWRLLPDGRYERIKDTEHRFNLHHYFMTNPSLSGRGTALIEGKIPKLSLHEEI, encoded by the coding sequence ATGGCCACTATCGCTGAACTCCCTCTAAATGAACGCTTTTTTAATCGGGAACTCTCATGGCTTTCCTTTAACCATCGTGTATTGGAAGAAGCGTGTAATAAAGTTCATCCGCTTCTTGAAAGACTTCGCTTTCTTTCGATTTCGGGTAACAATCTTGATGAATTTTTTATGGTGCGCGTTGCTGGTCTAAAAGGGCAACAAGTTCAAAGTCTAAACGCCTATTCCAATGATGGTATGACCATTGGTCAACAGCTTGAATCTTTGACCGCCAGTACGCGTGAACTCATGGCTAATCAGCAGGATTGTTGGCATGGTCTCTGTCATGAAATGAGAAGTGCCGGTATTCATGTTCTAAGCATGGATGAAATCGAAGGTGAAGATGCCAAGATATTAGAAAATCATTTTCGGGAACAGGTTTTCCCTGTATTGACCCCTCAAGCGCTTGATCCCGCGCATCCTTTTCCTTTTATTCCCAATAAAGGCTTTAGCCTCGTTTTTGATCTGGTGCGGCAGGCGGATAAAATTCCGGTGCGGGAATTGGTCATGATCCCGTCAACGTTACCCCGTTTTGTGCGTTTACCATCCGGCCAAAGCTCTGTTACTAAACCCGCGCGTTATGTGGCAGTAGAAACCTTGATAAGGCGTTTTGTTTCAATTTTGTTCCCCGGGTTTGATGTAATACGCCATGGCGCATTCCGTCTTATTCGGGATAGTGACATCGAATTTCAAGAAGAAGCAGAAGATCTTGTCCTTTCTTTCCATTCTGCCTTAAAAATGCGCCGTAAAGGGCGTGTTATCCAGCTGGAAATGGAAAAGGATATGCCCCATGACCTTGAAAAATTAGTGTGTGATGAAATTAGCGGGGACGCTATTCTTTTCCAGAGCAGTGGTTTTTTAGCTATTTCAGATCTGGGGCAGTTGGTTGAAGAAGATCGTCCCGATTTAAAATTTGCGCCTTTTACACCCCGTTTTCCTGAAAGAATTATGGAATATGGTGGTGATTGTTTTGCCGCCATTCGGGCAAAAGATATCATCGTTCACCATCCCTACGAAACTTTTGATGTTGTTCTTGCTTTTTTACAGCAAGCGGCGGCTGATCCTGATGTTGTCGCCATCAAACAAACCCTTTATCGGGCGGGCAAACAATCTGCCGTTATTCGTTCGCTGGTCGATGCCGCCGATGCTGGAAAATCTGTTACGGCATTAGTCGAATTAAAAGCCCGTTTTGACGAAGAGCAAAATTTAAAATGGGCAACCCAGTTAGAACGGGCAGGGGTTCAGGTCGTTTATGGTTTTATTGACTGGAAAACCCATGCCAAAGTTTCCATGGTGGTACGCCGTGAAGGAAACAGCTATAGAACCTATTGCCATTTTGGTACGGGTAATTATCACCCTGTAACCGCGCGTATTTATACGGATCTCAGCTTTTTTACGGCGGATCAACGTGCCGGTCGGGATGCTGCACAGCTCTTTAATTATGTGACGGGCTATATTGAACCGCCTCATTTAGAAATGCTTGCCTTATCCCCTCATGGTTTGCGGGATAAATTACAAAAATTGATTGAGGCCGAAGTCGCGCATGTTAAAGCGGGACGTCCGGGTGTCATCTGGGCCAAACTGAACTCGCTTGTCGATCCAGCTATTATTGAAAGCCTTTATCGGGCTTCTCAAGCCGGGGTGCATATCGACTTGATTATAAGAGGTATCTGTTGCCTCAGACCTCAGGTTCCGGGTCTTTCTGATAATATTCGGGTAAAATCAATTGTTGGCCGCTTTCTTGAGCATAGTCGCATAGTCTGTTTTGGTAACGGTAAAGCTTTGCCGAATAAGGATGCACTGGTTTTTATTTCCTCAGCTGATTGGATGCAGCGTAATTTTGACCGGCGGGTTGAAACCTTGGTTCCTATCGAAAATCCGACAGTCCATGCGCAAGTATTAGATCAGATTATGGTCGCTAATCTTTTGGATAGCGAACAAAGCTGGCGGCTACTTCCTGATGGGCGCTATGAACGTATTAAAGATACCGAACATCGGTTTAATCTTCATCATTACTTTATGACAAATCCTTCGCTTTCAGGACGGGGAACAGCTTTAATTGAAGGCAAGATACCCAAATTAAGCCTTCATGAAGAAATATAA
- a CDS encoding HdaA/DnaA family protein, producing MNTFPPITQMALPLIWPEPENDGDFIVSAANHIAVEQLRLWQQWPVKSALLTGMRKSGRSLLGRLFVARTGGELIDNAEKHSEESIFHAWNRAERLKRPLLVIADQPPPLWKIKLPDLRSRMIASPHLSLNSPDEALIAALIERRLGRRGLAVSSEILEWVTPRIERNYIMVLDWIDKLDQAALKRRGPLTLNVVRAVMMGQMITDIEK from the coding sequence ATGAATACTTTTCCTCCTATCACCCAGATGGCGTTGCCTCTGATCTGGCCAGAACCAGAAAATGATGGAGACTTTATTGTTAGTGCCGCTAATCATATTGCGGTTGAACAGCTTCGTTTATGGCAGCAATGGCCGGTAAAATCGGCGCTTTTAACCGGGATGCGAAAATCGGGCCGTAGCCTTTTAGGCCGGCTTTTTGTAGCGCGCACAGGGGGGGAATTAATTGATAATGCAGAAAAGCATTCCGAAGAGTCTATTTTTCACGCATGGAATCGGGCTGAAAGATTAAAACGTCCTTTATTAGTCATTGCAGATCAGCCACCACCGCTTTGGAAAATCAAGCTTCCAGATTTAAGGTCACGTATGATTGCCAGTCCGCATCTTAGTTTGAATTCGCCTGACGAAGCCTTGATTGCAGCGTTGATTGAACGACGGTTGGGACGACGGGGGTTGGCTGTATCTTCTGAAATACTGGAATGGGTGACCCCGCGCATAGAACGTAATTATATTATGGTTCTGGATTGGATTGATAAACTTGATCAAGCGGCCTTAAAGCGTCGAGGCCCTCTGACTTTAAACGTTGTACGTGCTGTTATGATGGGACAAATGATTACTGACATAGAAAAATAA